A single window of Bacillota bacterium DNA harbors:
- the nikR gene encoding nickel-responsive transcriptional regulator NikR, whose translation MGKKIIRFGVSMEADLLERFDGQIGRKGYGSRSEAIRDLVRKSLIHEGWEAGEQEVAGTITLLYDHHVRGLSELLTRLQHDFTGSFVSTMHVHMDHHNCLEVIVVKAKAKEARALADLLIAQKGVKHGNLTVASSRDVL comes from the coding sequence ATGGGGAAGAAGATTATCCGGTTTGGGGTGTCCATGGAGGCCGACCTCTTAGAGAGGTTTGATGGGCAGATTGGCCGGAAGGGGTATGGGTCAAGGTCAGAAGCCATCAGGGACTTGGTCCGCAAGAGTCTCATACATGAGGGCTGGGAAGCAGGGGAACAGGAGGTTGCGGGTACCATCACCCTCCTTTATGACCACCACGTCCGGGGCCTCAGTGAACTCCTCACCCGCCTCCAGCATGACTTCACGGGTTCCTTCGTCTCCACCATGCACGTGCACATGGACCATCACAACTGCCTCGAGGTCATAGTGGTAAAGGCCAAGGCCAAGGAGGCGCGGGCCCTTGCGGACCTCCTCATCGCCCAGAAGGGTGTGAAACACGGAAACCTCACGGTGGCTTCATCTCGGGACGTGCTATAG
- a CDS encoding radical SAM protein: MNLAQSYLGEKVLEQSIRYVARDPMKNLPLLLEIADRVAKEAHHKENISNVRRVLQDKDGNWYRYVERLLTQTHPRVRERLAVNFFLNASLLGIPKQNEAAKRLGVSVPFTILIDPTERCNLKCKGCWAGDYQREAELDYETLDRLMDEAEELGIYLIVMSGGEPLIRKDDIMSLAQKHQNLCFHIYTNATLIDERFAEDLVRAGNITFAISLEGLEDSTDQRRGKGVFQKVIRAMDILREAGVVYGFSATYTRQNTEEIGSEEFIDLMVQKGCALGWFFTYVPVGGDVDLEYMATPDQRAWMYQRIHEFRQTKPIFLVDFWNDGEASQGCIAGGRRYFHINASGDVEPCAFVHYATCNIRDVTLKEALVSPLMKAYQKRQPFSTNMLRPCPLIDNPDALAEIVKEAGAYSTQKDVRHDPDAFAHQLSGYACGWQRFADHIWNDKKPEYEACR, translated from the coding sequence ATGAATCTTGCCCAATCCTACCTGGGCGAGAAAGTCCTCGAGCAAAGCATCAGGTACGTGGCGCGGGACCCCATGAAGAACCTGCCCCTACTTCTGGAGATCGCAGACCGTGTGGCAAAAGAAGCCCACCATAAGGAGAACATCTCCAACGTGCGTAGGGTTCTCCAAGACAAGGATGGCAACTGGTACAGGTATGTTGAGCGCCTCCTCACGCAGACCCACCCAAGAGTGAGGGAAAGGCTTGCGGTGAACTTCTTTCTTAACGCATCCTTGCTTGGGATCCCTAAACAGAACGAGGCTGCAAAAAGGCTTGGCGTTTCCGTGCCTTTCACAATCCTCATAGATCCCACCGAGCGGTGTAACCTCAAGTGCAAAGGGTGCTGGGCCGGCGACTACCAGCGAGAGGCTGAGCTGGACTACGAAACCCTGGACCGCCTGATGGACGAGGCAGAAGAACTAGGCATCTACCTGATAGTCATGTCCGGCGGCGAGCCGCTCATCAGGAAGGACGATATCATGTCCCTGGCACAGAAGCACCAGAACCTGTGTTTCCACATATACACCAATGCCACCCTCATCGATGAGAGGTTTGCGGAGGACCTGGTAAGGGCAGGAAACATAACCTTCGCCATAAGCCTGGAGGGCTTGGAGGACTCCACCGACCAGCGCCGGGGCAAAGGCGTGTTCCAGAAGGTAATCAGGGCCATGGATATCCTGAGAGAGGCCGGCGTTGTGTACGGCTTCTCCGCAACCTACACCCGGCAGAACACTGAGGAGATCGGCAGCGAGGAGTTCATTGACCTCATGGTCCAAAAGGGGTGCGCCCTGGGTTGGTTCTTCACCTACGTGCCTGTGGGCGGCGACGTGGATCTAGAGTACATGGCCACCCCTGACCAGCGCGCGTGGATGTACCAGAGAATACACGAATTCCGCCAGACCAAGCCTATCTTCCTGGTTGACTTCTGGAATGATGGGGAGGCAAGCCAGGGCTGCATAGCCGGGGGGAGGCGCTACTTCCACATCAACGCCTCCGGCGATGTGGAACCCTGTGCCTTTGTCCATTACGCCACCTGCAATATCAGGGATGTCACATTGAAGGAGGCCTTGGTCTCACCACTGATGAAGGCCTACCAGAAGAGACAGCCCTTCAGCACCAACATGTTGAGACCGTGCCCCCTCATTGACAATCCCGACGCCCTGGCGGAGATCGTGAAGGAGGCTGGAGCCTACTCGACACAGAAGGACGTAAGACATGACCCGGATGCCTTCGCGCACCAGCTCAGCGGTTACGCCTGCGGGTGGCAGCGTTTCGCCGACCACATTTGGAATGATAAGAAACCCGAATACGAAGCATGTAGATAA
- a CDS encoding lysylphosphatidylglycerol synthase transmembrane domain-containing protein → MSLAGEPESRFSFKSLALSLALSGLGLGLVIFLTADERTWEGLRRLSPAFLSLGLGVVLALWIVEGQRTRTILAMMGYELGLARAMRVNLASGFVGGITPFTSGGPPTLVYLLYRLGVPVNKGMAVAATRSLLTLLFFAVFVPFILMAFRSQVNLPSGVNILVYVAVASTIAAISAFLYILGRPGVVERAAAWMVSTPALRWLLRSHDPRATAGRASQEARRFGRSLHLVFGTGNLRGTIMLALYTLASWALFFSLGPVILEGLGLSVPLVKVLTRQVVLFFIVSYTPLPGGSGMAELGLASVFSPLIPSHLLPIFVGGWRFLTYHSTLLAGSLSLAITR, encoded by the coding sequence ATGAGCCTGGCCGGAGAACCAGAATCCCGTTTCAGCTTCAAGTCACTAGCCCTCTCCCTGGCTCTGAGCGGGCTGGGCCTCGGGCTTGTCATCTTTCTCACGGCCGACGAGCGTACCTGGGAGGGCCTGCGCAGGTTATCCCCGGCCTTCCTGTCGCTGGGGCTGGGGGTGGTCCTGGCGCTGTGGATCGTTGAAGGGCAGAGAACCCGGACCATACTAGCCATGATGGGATATGAACTCGGCCTTGCCAGGGCCATGCGAGTGAACCTGGCCTCAGGCTTCGTGGGCGGCATCACCCCTTTCACCTCGGGAGGCCCCCCAACCCTGGTGTACCTCCTGTATCGCCTAGGCGTGCCGGTGAACAAGGGCATGGCGGTGGCAGCCACCCGCTCCCTTCTCACACTGCTCTTCTTCGCGGTATTCGTACCCTTCATACTCATGGCCTTTCGCTCTCAGGTGAACCTCCCCTCTGGCGTCAACATCCTGGTGTATGTGGCCGTTGCCTCCACCATTGCAGCGATATCTGCCTTCCTGTACATCCTGGGAAGGCCCGGGGTAGTAGAGAGAGCCGCCGCCTGGATGGTGTCAACCCCAGCCCTTAGATGGTTGCTGCGGTCTCACGACCCGAGGGCAACGGCAGGACGAGCCTCCCAGGAGGCAAGGCGGTTCGGCCGCAGCCTGCACCTGGTATTCGGAACGGGCAACCTGCGTGGCACCATCATGCTAGCCCTTTACACCCTCGCGTCCTGGGCGCTTTTCTTCAGCCTGGGCCCGGTGATTCTCGAAGGACTTGGCTTAAGCGTGCCTCTTGTCAAGGTACTAACAAGACAGGTAGTACTCTTCTTCATAGTCTCCTACACCCCCCTGCCAGGAGGCAGCGGTATGGCCGAGTTGGGCCTTGCCTCGGTGTTCTCTCCCCTGATCCCCTCACACCTTCTCCCCATCTTCGTGGGTGGATGGCGCTTCCTCACCTACCACAGCACCCTGCTGGCGGGCAGCCTCAGCTTGGCTATAACACGCTGA
- a CDS encoding aspartate aminotransferase family protein — translation MASEMSNKVLDNAKKHLLYSMAHLGRIRQEGIRIIVRGEDCHVWDIHGNKYIDAMAGLQVTNVGHGRKEIAQAISRQLEDIEYWHMFGSTNLPAVQLAERIDQITPGRLSVSHFCNSGSEANDSAFKIARIYHRMRGQGLKHKIIYRNQSYHGMTMGATSAAGDKAYRAMCEPLVPGFVRIPNCHCYRCFCGREYPSCGIECAMALERAILEEGPETVAAFIVDAVQGSASGYATPVPEYIPMVWEICRKYDVLYIDDEVITGFGRTGRMFAVEHWGVEPDIMTMAKGLSSGYLPIAAAVMTGEIADVLQETMFLHGMTYGGHPTCAASALANLDIIERENLAAKAAAMEPYVMERLQDFLDYPIVGEVRGKGMMYALEIVKDKATREAFSAGVPTAAKVVETAAQRGAIFRVGAFGGAILICPPLTMTRDLVDQMMAILQEAVAEASKEVG, via the coding sequence GTGGCTAGCGAGATGTCGAACAAGGTTCTTGACAACGCGAAGAAGCACTTGCTTTACTCCATGGCACACTTGGGACGCATTCGCCAGGAGGGCATCAGGATCATTGTCCGGGGCGAAGACTGCCACGTCTGGGACATCCACGGGAACAAGTACATCGACGCCATGGCAGGACTGCAGGTTACCAACGTGGGTCACGGGCGGAAGGAAATAGCCCAGGCCATCTCCAGGCAACTAGAGGACATAGAGTACTGGCACATGTTCGGTTCCACAAACCTGCCCGCGGTCCAGCTGGCGGAGAGAATAGACCAAATCACTCCGGGCAGGCTCTCCGTGTCCCACTTCTGCAATTCTGGCTCTGAAGCCAATGACTCCGCCTTCAAGATAGCCCGGATCTACCATAGGATGCGGGGCCAGGGCCTTAAGCACAAGATCATATACCGCAACCAGTCCTACCATGGGATGACTATGGGGGCCACCAGCGCCGCCGGGGACAAGGCCTACAGGGCCATGTGCGAGCCCCTGGTACCAGGTTTCGTGAGAATACCCAACTGCCACTGCTATCGCTGCTTCTGCGGGAGAGAGTACCCCTCCTGCGGCATCGAGTGCGCCATGGCGCTGGAAAGGGCCATTCTCGAGGAGGGGCCTGAGACAGTCGCCGCTTTCATCGTCGACGCAGTGCAGGGGTCGGCCTCTGGCTATGCCACCCCTGTACCCGAGTACATCCCAATGGTTTGGGAGATATGCAGGAAGTATGATGTGCTCTACATAGACGATGAGGTCATTACCGGCTTTGGCAGGACCGGGAGGATGTTCGCCGTCGAGCACTGGGGCGTGGAGCCGGACATCATGACCATGGCCAAGGGCCTCAGCAGCGGCTATCTCCCCATTGCGGCCGCGGTGATGACCGGGGAAATAGCAGACGTGCTGCAAGAAACCATGTTCCTGCACGGCATGACCTACGGCGGCCACCCCACCTGTGCCGCATCGGCCCTGGCCAACCTGGACATCATTGAACGGGAGAACCTCGCTGCCAAGGCCGCTGCCATGGAACCCTACGTAATGGAGAGGCTCCAGGACTTCCTGGACTACCCCATAGTCGGGGAAGTCCGGGGAAAGGGTATGATGTACGCCCTGGAGATCGTCAAGGACAAGGCAACCCGGGAGGCCTTCTCTGCGGGCGTGCCTACCGCAGCCAAGGTGGTGGAGACCGCAGCCCAGAGGGGCGCTATCTTCCGGGTTGGAGCATTCGGCGGGGCCATCCTAATCTGCCCGCCTCTCACCATGACCAGGGATCTCGTTGATCAGATGATGGCGATACTGCAGGAAGCAGTTGCGGAGGCATCCAAGGAAGTGGGTTAG